One Buteo buteo chromosome 5, bButBut1.hap1.1, whole genome shotgun sequence DNA window includes the following coding sequences:
- the CYTIP gene encoding cytohesin-interacting protein: MALRRLIQQNHNANFLGFGAGPSEGEQALPMDSRRIQHLANTVGTLPRGRKQIALARSSSLGDSSRPQRHLVAILKEDKETFGFEIQTIRFPHQNDNSLEVCTCVCKIQEESPAHLSGLQTGDILASINGVNTDGFNHKQIVDLIKSSGNYLRLEIVNGAMFLRKMELETKLQLLKQTLQQKWVELRSLLLQEQRLLHGEVNDNALLDVLELEESSLPGGCSTPGPLFPINPRFSSESSSRSRLSSMTVDSEDSFYQSGAFEDSAAESLSRQSSVDDDCFFPRDGDGAAGRSSLRRNRSISLASSGSMSPLWEGTSFTSSFGTLPRKSRRSSVRKHLLKFIPGLHRAVEEEESRV, encoded by the exons ATGGCTCTGAGAAGGCTCATTCAGCAGAACCACAACGCCAACTTCTTAGGCTTCGGTGCCGGCCCTTCCGAGGGGGAGCAGGCTCTGCCGATGGACAGCAGGAGGATCCAGCACCTGGCCAACACGGTGGGGACGCTGCCCCGCGGGCGCAAGCAG ATTGCCTTAGCCAGATCCAGCTCCTTGGGCGACTCCTCCAGGCCCCAAAG ACACCTTGTTGCTATattaaaagaagataaagagACGTTTGGGTTTGAAATTCAG ACTATTAGATTTCCGCACCAAAATGATAACTCCCTGGAGGTGTGCACTTGTGTCTGCAAAATTCAAGAAGAAAGTCCTGCCCATCTTTCCGGCCTTCAAACTG GCGATATCCTCGCCAGTATCAACGGCGTGAACACGGACGGTTTTAATCACAAGCAAATAGTAGACTTGATAAAGTCTTCAGGGAACTACTTAAG GTTAGAGATTGTCAACGGGGCCATGTTTCTGCGGAAAATGGAGCTCGAGACCAAGCTGCAGTTACTGAAG CAAACTCTGCAGCAGAAATGGGTGGAGTTGCGCTCTCTGCTCTTACAGGAACAGCGCTTGCTGCACG GGGAGGTGAACGACAACGCTCTGCTGGACGTGCTGGAGCTGGAAGAGTCCAGCTTGCCTGGTGGCTGCAGCACGCCGGGACCCCTCTTCCCGATAAATCCTCGCTTCTCCAGCGAGAGCAGCTCCCGCAGCCGGCTGAGCTCGATGACCGTGGACAGCGAGGACAGCTTCTACCAGAGCGGAGCCTTCGAGGATTCGGCTGCAGAGAGCCTGAGCCGCCAGTCGAGCGTGGATGATGACTGCTTCTTCCCCAGGGACGGGGACGGCGCTGCCGGGAGGTCCTCCCTGCGGAGGAACCGCAGCATCAGcctggccagcagcgggtccatgTCCCCGCTCTGGGAGGGGACCAGCTTCACCAGTAGTTTTGGGACCCTCCCGCGGAAAAGCAGGAGATCCAGTGTCCGAAAGCATCTTTTGAAATTCATTCCAGGCCTTCACCGGGCggtggaagaggaagaaagtcgGGTCTGA